A window of Rhizobium acidisoli contains these coding sequences:
- a CDS encoding beta strand repeat-containing protein has product MAVITGTAGNDTLNGTSGDDQISGLGGNDILIGGAGADRLDGGAGVDTVDYSTSTAGVTVDFWTSTGSGGDAAGDTYVNIEKAIGSAYGDTLVSAVPGHVLQGGAGNDVYILGVQGVSVVEAAGEGDDTVQTAQGTLSIAGYANVERLTFTGSVNFVGTGNALDNTITGGVANDTLDGGAGNDQLFGGAGTDILIGGAGADQLDGGDGADNASYSSSTSAVTINLKTGVYTGDAAGDTFTSIEGFIGTSSADTFVSGSDASFFNGGAGVDTVDYSTSTAGVNVDFWTSTGSGGDAAGDTYANIEKAIGSAYDDLLVSAGSGNVLQGGTGNDVYILGVQGVSVVEAAGEGDDTVQTAQGTLSIAGYANVERLTFTGSVNFVGTGNALNNIITGGIANDTLDGGAGNDQLFGGAGTDILIGGAGADQLDGGDGADNASYSSSTSAVTINLKTGVYTGDAAGDTFTSIEGFIGTSSADTFVSGSDASFFNGGAGVDTVDYSTSTAGVNVDFWTSTGSGGDAAGDTYANIEKAIGSAYDDLLVSAGPGHVLQGGTGNDVYILGVQGVSVVEAAGEGDDTVQTAQGTLSIAGYANVERLTFTGSVNFVGTGNALDNIITGGIANDTLDGGAGNDQLFGGAGTDILIGGAGNDVLQGGDGNDTLTGGAGADQLDGGTGNDTAAYTGQITLNLKTGVHTGDAAGDTFSGIEVLSGSSANDTFVGNGTTITFNGGAGTDIVDYSTSAAAVNVTLGAAGVTTVATGGDAEGNSLVNIERVVGSSFADTLASSTAGHNLVGGAGDDIYLVDNQGVTIVEAVGGGTDEIRTSLTTFSMANYTNIERVTFTGTGAVNLTGGAGDDILTGGAANDILDGAGGNDILIGSGGADQLIGGTGTDTASYANAAAAITLNLKTGVHTGDAAGDTFTGIEAFEGSNFDDTFFSSASADTLNGAAGTLDTIDYSLSSDAVNVDLTTNIVSGGDAAGDVLANFERVVGSSFADTLASSTSGHALVGGAGDDIYLVGNQGVTITEATGGGTDEIRTALATYSMAAFANVERLTFTGTGNATLTGNSGNNVISGGTGNDTLIGGAGADQLIGGAGTDTASYANAAAAITINLKTGVHIGDAAGDTFSSIETFIGSSSKDTFVGNGTAVTFNGGVGTDTVSYSSSAAAVSVILGASGVTTIASGGDAEGNRLISIEQVIGSAFADTLGSTATATQTLQGGGGNDTYVVSSQNIVITESSGAGDDEIRTTATSYSMAAYANVEHLTFTGTGNATLTGNAGDNVISGGTGNDTLIGGAGADQLIGGAGTDTASYANATAAITLDLKTGVHTGDAAGDSFDSIETFIGSNFNDTFFSSASADHLNGGAGTLDTIDYSLSSDAVNINLTTNVVSGGDAMGDVLANFERVVGSSFADTLGSSTSGHALVGGAGDDIYLVDAQGVTITEAAGEGTDEIRTTLTTYSMANDTNVERLTFTGTGNATLTGNTGDNIITGGTGNDTLNGGGGADQLHGGSGDDTLFSGTGDFHLYGDDGSDTLNLILGQGFADGGNDGDTYHVNMALAATIKDTGVGGSDAVYLDRVLSFADLDNMRVGDDLVLQSHADATAGTGYENATVILQDWYAGANSIEFFYLADGTQVSGTLFS; this is encoded by the coding sequence ATGGCAGTCATTACGGGAACGGCAGGTAACGATACTCTGAATGGCACGAGCGGAGATGATCAAATCTCCGGCCTCGGAGGCAACGATATCCTCATCGGCGGCGCAGGGGCAGACCGATTGGATGGCGGCGCCGGCGTCGACACGGTGGATTATTCGACCTCGACGGCTGGGGTGACCGTCGACTTTTGGACCAGCACGGGCAGCGGCGGCGATGCTGCCGGTGACACCTATGTTAACATCGAGAAGGCGATCGGCTCGGCCTATGGTGACACGCTGGTCTCGGCGGTGCCAGGACATGTGCTGCAGGGTGGGGCTGGAAACGACGTCTACATTCTTGGCGTTCAGGGCGTCTCCGTCGTCGAAGCGGCTGGCGAGGGCGACGACACGGTGCAGACAGCGCAGGGGACGCTGAGCATCGCGGGCTATGCCAATGTCGAACGGCTGACCTTCACCGGCAGTGTCAACTTCGTCGGCACGGGCAATGCCTTGGACAACACCATCACCGGCGGGGTCGCCAACGATACCCTGGACGGCGGCGCCGGCAATGACCAGCTATTCGGCGGCGCCGGCACCGACATCCTGATCGGCGGCGCAGGCGCAGACCAATTGGATGGCGGCGACGGCGCTGACAATGCGAGCTATAGCTCGAGCACGTCGGCTGTGACGATCAACCTGAAGACCGGCGTGTACACCGGCGATGCGGCCGGCGACACCTTCACCTCGATCGAGGGTTTCATCGGCACGAGTTCTGCCGACACCTTCGTAAGCGGCTCGGACGCCAGCTTCTTCAACGGCGGCGCCGGCGTCGACACGGTGGATTATTCGACCTCGACGGCTGGGGTGAACGTCGACTTCTGGACCAGCACGGGCAGCGGCGGCGATGCTGCAGGCGACACCTATGCCAACATCGAGAAGGCGATCGGCTCGGCCTATGACGATCTGCTGGTCTCGGCGGGATCCGGGAACGTGCTGCAGGGCGGGACCGGGAACGACGTCTACATCCTCGGCGTGCAGGGCGTCAGCGTCGTCGAGGCGGCTGGCGAAGGCGACGACACGGTGCAGACGGCGCAGGGGACGCTGAGCATCGCGGGCTACGCCAATGTCGAGCGGCTGACCTTCACCGGCAGTGTCAACTTCGTCGGCACGGGCAATGCCTTGAACAACATCATCACCGGCGGGATCGCCAACGATACCCTGGACGGCGGCGCCGGCAATGACCAGCTATTCGGCGGCGCCGGCACCGACATCCTGATCGGCGGCGCAGGCGCAGACCAATTGGATGGCGGCGACGGCGCTGACAATGCGAGCTATAGCTCGAGCACGTCGGCTGTGACGATCAACCTGAAGACCGGCGTGTACACCGGCGATGCGGCCGGCGACACCTTCACCTCGATCGAGGGTTTCATCGGCACGAGTTCTGCCGACACCTTCGTAAGCGGCTCGGACGCCAGCTTCTTCAACGGCGGCGCCGGCGTCGACACGGTGGATTATTCGACCTCGACGGCTGGGGTGAACGTCGACTTCTGGACCAGCACGGGCAGCGGCGGCGATGCTGCCGGCGACACCTATGCCAACATCGAGAAGGCGATCGGCTCGGCCTATGACGATCTGCTGGTCTCGGCGGGACCCGGGCACGTGCTGCAGGGCGGGACCGGGAACGACGTCTACATCCTCGGCGTGCAGGGCGTCAGCGTCGTCGAGGCGGCTGGCGAAGGCGACGACACGGTGCAGACGGCGCAGGGGACGCTGAGCATCGCGGGCTACGCCAATGTCGAGCGGCTGACCTTCACCGGCAGTGTCAACTTCGTCGGCACGGGCAATGCCTTGGACAACATCATCACCGGCGGGATCGCCAACGATACCCTGGACGGCGGCGCCGGCAATGACCAGCTATTCGGCGGCGCCGGCACCGACATCCTCATCGGCGGCGCAGGCAATGATGTGCTCCAGGGCGGCGACGGCAATGACACCCTCACCGGTGGCGCGGGGGCAGACCAATTGGATGGCGGCACGGGCAACGATACCGCAGCCTATACCGGCCAGATCACCCTTAATCTGAAGACCGGCGTCCATACAGGCGATGCGGCCGGCGACACCTTCAGCGGCATCGAGGTGCTCAGCGGCTCGTCCGCCAACGACACCTTCGTCGGCAACGGCACGACCATCACCTTCAACGGCGGCGCCGGCACCGACATCGTCGATTATTCCACCTCGGCTGCGGCCGTCAACGTGACCCTTGGGGCTGCCGGGGTGACGACGGTTGCAACGGGCGGCGACGCTGAAGGCAACAGCCTCGTCAACATCGAGCGAGTCGTAGGATCGTCCTTCGCCGATACCTTGGCCTCTTCCACGGCTGGACATAACCTCGTCGGCGGAGCGGGAGACGATATCTATCTGGTCGACAACCAGGGCGTCACCATCGTCGAGGCCGTTGGCGGGGGCACGGACGAGATCCGTACCTCGCTGACAACCTTTTCAATGGCGAACTACACCAATATCGAGCGGGTGACCTTCACCGGCACCGGGGCAGTGAACCTGACCGGTGGCGCCGGCGATGACATCCTCACCGGAGGCGCGGCCAACGATATCCTGGACGGCGCTGGCGGCAACGATATCCTGATCGGCAGCGGGGGCGCCGACCAGCTGATTGGCGGCACAGGGACGGATACCGCCAGCTATGCCAACGCGGCGGCTGCGATCACGCTTAATCTGAAGACCGGGGTCCACACGGGCGACGCCGCCGGCGACACCTTTACCGGCATCGAAGCATTCGAGGGATCGAACTTCGACGACACCTTCTTCAGCTCGGCTTCGGCGGACACTCTGAATGGCGCAGCAGGCACGCTGGATACGATCGATTATTCGCTCTCCAGTGATGCGGTAAACGTCGACCTGACGACCAACATCGTAAGCGGTGGCGATGCGGCGGGTGACGTTCTGGCCAACTTCGAACGGGTCGTCGGTTCTTCTTTCGCCGACACCCTGGCCTCTTCGACTTCTGGGCACGCCCTCGTCGGAGGAGCGGGAGACGATATCTATCTCGTCGGCAACCAAGGCGTGACGATTACGGAGGCCACTGGCGGGGGCACGGACGAAATCCGCACCGCGCTGGCAACCTATTCGATGGCGGCTTTCGCCAATGTCGAGCGGCTGACCTTCACCGGTACCGGCAACGCGACCCTGACCGGCAATAGCGGCAATAACGTCATATCAGGTGGAACCGGCAATGATACGCTGATTGGTGGCGCCGGCGCCGATCAACTGATCGGCGGGGCCGGCACGGATACCGCCAGCTATGCCAATGCAGCGGCCGCAATCACGATCAATCTGAAGACTGGCGTCCACATTGGCGATGCCGCCGGAGATACCTTCAGCAGTATCGAGACGTTCATCGGCTCTTCCTCCAAGGACACCTTCGTCGGCAACGGTACGGCCGTCACCTTCAACGGCGGTGTCGGCACCGACACCGTCAGCTATTCCTCTTCGGCTGCAGCGGTCAGCGTGATCCTTGGGGCGAGCGGCGTGACGACTATCGCATCGGGCGGCGACGCCGAGGGCAACAGACTCATCAGCATCGAGCAGGTCATCGGCTCGGCCTTCGCAGACACGCTCGGCTCGACCGCCACGGCCACCCAGACGCTGCAGGGCGGCGGCGGCAACGATACCTATGTCGTCAGCTCCCAGAACATCGTCATCACCGAATCGTCAGGCGCCGGCGACGACGAGATCCGCACCACCGCGACCTCCTACTCGATGGCGGCCTACGCCAATGTCGAGCATCTCACCTTCACCGGCACCGGCAACGCGACCCTGACCGGCAATGCCGGCGACAACGTCATATCAGGTGGAACGGGCAACGATACGCTGATCGGCGGTGCCGGAGCCGACCAGTTGATCGGTGGTGCCGGGACGGATACCGCCAGCTATGCCAATGCGACAGCCGCGATCACTCTCGATTTGAAGACCGGGGTCCATACAGGTGACGCCGCCGGCGACAGCTTCGACAGCATCGAGACGTTCATCGGTTCGAACTTCAACGACACCTTCTTCAGTTCAGCTTCGGCGGACCATCTGAATGGCGGAGCGGGCACTCTGGATACGATCGATTATTCGCTCTCCAGTGATGCGGTCAATATCAACCTGACGACCAATGTCGTCAGCGGTGGCGATGCAATGGGTGATGTTCTCGCCAACTTCGAACGGGTCGTCGGCTCTTCCTTCGCCGACACTCTGGGCTCTTCGACATCAGGACACGCCCTCGTCGGAGGCGCGGGAGACGATATCTACCTTGTCGACGCCCAGGGCGTGACGATCACGGAGGCTGCTGGAGAGGGGACGGACGAGATCCGCACCACGTTGACAACCTATTCGATGGCGAACGACACCAACGTCGAGCGGCTGACCTTCACCGGCACCGGCAACGCAACACTGACCGGCAACACCGGCGACAACATCATCACCGGCGGCACCGGCAATGATACGCTGAATGGCGGCGGCGGAGCCGATCAGCTGCATGGCGGCAGCGGCGATGACACGCTCTTCAGCGGCACTGGCGATTTCCACCTCTATGGCGACGACGGCAGCGATACGTTGAACCTGATATTGGGCCAAGGCTTCGCCGATGGCGGCAATGATGGCGACACCTACCATGTGAACATGGCTCTTGCTGCGACAATCAAGGACACCGGTGTCGGAGGAAGTGACGCCGTGTATCTGGACAGGGTTCTGTCCTTTGCGGATTTGGATAACATGAGAGTGGGGGATGATCTTGTTCTTCAATCTCATGCCGACGCGACGGCCGGCACAGGCTATGAAAACGCTACGGTGATACTGCAAGACTGGTACGCCGGAGCAAACAGCATCGAGTTCTTCTACCTTGCGGATGGCACGCAGG